Proteins encoded by one window of Arachis hypogaea cultivar Tifrunner chromosome 1, arahy.Tifrunner.gnm2.J5K5, whole genome shotgun sequence:
- the LOC112707548 gene encoding DEAD-box ATP-dependent RNA helicase 40 has product MAAAEAAQAAAGPRYAPDDPTLPTPWKGLIDGSTGLLYYWNPETNVTQYEKPPPLPSGPAPAASTPNMAPIPVAHAMQSGGMMGQHGQQMLQSSQQQGSNLAQQHGQMMPQQQSSHVASQQKPSPVAQGVQQQNLQLAQSMPQPGFNQAGQHSLPHQGQHSMQPQGQYPMQPQGQQMVQPKGQQMTQQPHQMHYQMQPQGINAQHFGQGASQAQGSHSVQPQAHQFAPQNMHYMPYQPNMPQPVQPSSQHNMHGHSYENQQDFKSAFPKIEEPEFKNENQVGVSPSNYQQTNQNIPAGVRSGPSGQVPDGGANAGHSKQFGGAPGSIQQSPSAVPLQQGSSYPVYQHGPSFQNQMGPGMMHGHPPNVHPGSQKMGHADNFHGRAGNEYYYNSSKEMPAMGPQQPNIAPIPISTKQQDMRMGSSPFQNVMPSGNGSGIPGHPMHMFPPVGGHPPLSSNSLKGPPYMGSTDVTDMTPAEIYCQQHEVTATGDNIPPPFMTFDATGFPPEILREIYSAGFSNPTPIQAQTWPVALQGRDIVAIAKTGSGKTLGYLMPAFILLRQRRNNPLNGPTVLVLAPTRELATQIQDEAVKFGRSSRFSCTCLYGGAPKAQQLKELDRGADIVVATPGRLNDILEMKKIDFGQVSLLVLDEADRMLDMGFEPQIRKIVNEIPPRRQTLMYTATWPKEVRKIASDLLVNPVQVNIGSVDELAANKAITQYVEFVPQMEKQRRLEQILRSQERGSKVIIFCSTKRLCDQLARSIGRNYGAAAIHGDKSQSERDWVLNQFRSGKSPVLVATDVAARGLDIKDIRVVINYDFPTGVEDYVHRIGRTGRAGATGVSYTFFSEQDWKHASDLIKVLEGANQHVPPELRQMTLRGPPNFGKERGGMSRFDSGGGGRWDNGGRGGMRDGGFGGRGGMRDGGFSGRGGMRDGNFGGRGGMRESGFSNDGGMRDGGFGAHGASGQGGRGDMFGGRGNRGRGFGGPRGGHAGWGRGDRGPNDRFNMDGRGRGRGRGRLDNRRDVGYRSRGRSRSRSPERVRTWDYSSRSRSRSRSSRSWSRSRSRSRSRSRSWSRGRSRSRSYSPSPRRSRSRSRSGRSYSRSRSRSPRRSPSYDRRDRTDQHHSDQKDYREPEVQAPNPGVSPSSQGQQNSILGTDQVDQAPLVAGSGDPEDPNALA; this is encoded by the exons ATGGCTGCAGCAGAGGCAGCTCAAGCTGCCGCTGGTCCACGGTATGCACCTGATGATCCCACCCTTCCTACGCCATGGAAGGGGCTAATTGATGGAAGCACTGGTCTTTTGTACTACTGGAACCCTGAAACTAATGTCACCCAGTATGAGAAACCTCCCCCTTTGCCGTCGGGCCCTGCTCCGGCTGCTTCTACACCCAACATGGCGCCCATACCCGTGGCTCATGCGATGCAATCTGGTGGGATGATGGGGCAGCATGGGCAGCAAATGCTTCAGTCCTCTCAACAGCAAGGGAGTAACCTTGCTCAGCAACATGGGCAAATGATGCCACAACAGCAGAGTTCGCATGTGGCATCTCAGCAGAAGCCATCTCCGGTTGCACAAGGGGTGCAACAGCAGAATTTGCAGTTGGCACAGTCCATGCCACAACCAGGGTTTAATCAGGCTGGACAGCATTCATTGCCGCATCAGGGACAGCATTCAATGCAGCCTCAGGGACAGTATCCCATGCAACCCCAAGGGCAACAAATGGTCCAGCCTAAAGGGCAGCAGATGACACAACAACCACATCAGATGCATTATCAGATGCAGCCCCAAGGTATCAATGCCCAACATTTTGGTCAAGGAGCATCTCAGGCTCAGGGCTCACATTCTGTGCAACCACAAGCACATCAATTCGCCCCCCAGAACATGCATTATATGCCATATCAGCCAAACATGCCTCAACCTGTGCAGCCAAGTTCCCAGCATAACATGCATGGTCATTCTTATGAAAACCAACAAGACTTCAAATCAGCATTCCCAAAGATAGAGGAACCAGAGTTTAAAAATGAAAACCAGGTTGGAGTTTCGCCATCTAACTATCAACAAACCAATCAGAACATTCCTGCTGGAGTTAGATCCGGACCATCTGGGCAAGTGCCAGATGGAGGTGCAAATGCTGGTCACTCAAAACAGTTTGGTGGCGCACCAGGAAGCATACAACAGTCTCCCTCTGCAGTGCCATTACAACAGGGTAGTTCTTATCCAGTTTACCAACATGGTCCTAGCTTTCAAAACCAGATGGGGCCTGGTATGATGCATGGTCATCCACCCAATGTCCATCCTGGAAGCCAGAAGATGGGACATGCAGATAATTTTCATGGTAGAGCTGGGAATGAATATTACTATAACTCTAGCAAAGAGATGCCAGCTATGGGTCCTCAGCAGCCAAATATTGCACCAATACCCATTTCAACAAAGCAGCAG GATATGAGAATGGGCAGCAGCCCTTTTCAAAATGTAATGCCTAGTGGAAATGGAAGTGGTATCCCAGGTCATCCAATGCACATGTTTCCACCAGTAGGAGGGCATCCGCCTCTCTCAAGTAACTCCTTGAAAGGACCTCCTTATATGGGATCTACAGATGTTACTGATATGACACCTGCTGAAATTTATTGTCAGCAACATGAAGTTACAGCAACG GGTGACAACATTCCACCTCCTTTTATGACATTTGATGCTACTGGATTTCCTCCAGAGATTTTGAGAGAG ATATATTCTGCTGGCTTCTCAAACCCAACACCAATTCAGGCTCAAACTTGGCCAGTAGCACTGCAAGGTAGGGACATAGTGGCAATTGCAAAAACAGGCTCTGGCAAAACATTGGGCTACTTAATGCCTGCATTCATCCTTCTTAGGCAGAGAAGGAATAATCCTTTGAATGGCCCCACTGTCTTGGTTTTAGCTCCAACACGTGAACTTGCTACACAGATCCAAGATGAGGCTGTCAAATTTGGAAGATCTTCACGTTTCTCTTGCACG TGTTTGTATGGTGGAGCACCCAAAGCCCAACAGCTAAAAGAGTTAGATCGGGGAGCAGACATTGTTGTTGCCACACCTGGCCGACTCAATGACATCCTTGAAATGAAGAAAATTGACTTTGGGCAAGTTTCACTGCTTGTGCTTGATGAGGCTGACCGTATGCTTGACATGGGTTTTGAACCTCAAATCCGGAAAATTGTTAATGAGATTCCACCACGTAGGCAAACTCTCATGTATACGGCAACATGGCCAAAAGAAGTAAGAAAAATTGCCAGTGACCTGCTCGTTAATCCTGTTCAGGTTAACATTGGAAGTGTTGATGAGCTTGCCGCAAATAAAGCTATCACACAG TATGTTGAATTTGTCCCTCAAATGGAGAAGCAGAGGCGATTAGAGCAGATCCTCAGATCCCAAGAGCGGGGCTCTAAGGTTATTATATTTTGTTCCACAAAGAGGTTATGTGATCAGCTTGCCCGTAGTATTGGTCGCAATTATGGGGCTGCTGCAATTCATGGTGACAAGTCTCAAAGTGAGAGGGATTGGGTTTTAAATCAGTTCCGGAGTGGGAAGTCCCCAGTTTTAGTTGCCACTGATGTTGCTGCTCGTGGGCTTGACATCAAGGATATAAG GGTGGTTATAAACTATGATTTCCCTACTGGAGTTGAGGATTATGTACACCGAATTGGAAGAACTGGACGGGCAGGTGCTACTGGAGTATCGTACACCTTTTTCTCGGAGCAGGACTGGAAACATGCATCTGATTTAATCAAAGTCTTGGAGGGTGCAAACCAGCATGTGCCTCCAGAGCTAAGACAGATGACCTTGCGCGGACCACCAAACTTTGGAAAAGAGCGGGGTGGGATGAGTCGTTTCGACTCTGGTGGTGGTGGGCGTTGGGATAATGGTGGTCGTGGTGGCATGAGGGATGGGGGCTTTGGTGGTCGTGGTGGCATGAGAGATGGTGGCTTTAGTGGTCGGGGCGGCATGAGGGATGGTAACTTTGGTGGCCGAGGTGGCATGAGGGAGAGTGGATTCAGCAATGATGGTGGCATGAGAGATGGTGGCTTTGGTGCTCATGGTGCTAGCGGTCAAGGTGGGAGAGGTGATATGTTTGGTGGTAGGGGAAATAGAGGTCGAGGATTTGGTGGCCCTCGTGGTGGTCATGCTGGGTGGGGTAGAGGGGATCGTGGTCCAAATGACCGATTCAACATGGATGGAAGAGGAAGAGGGCGAGGACGTGGGCGATTAGACAACAGAAGAGATGTTGGATACAGGAGTAGAGGCAGAAGCCGTAGCCGTAGCCCAGAGAGAGTACGAACATGGGACTATAGTAGCAGAAGTCGTAGTAGGAGTCGCAGCAGTAGGAGCTGGAGCCGGAGCCGGAGCCGAAGCCGAAGCAGAAGCCGCAGTTGGTCGCGTGGTCGCAGTCGGAGTCGCAGCTATAGCCCTAGCCCTCGTCGGAGTCGAAGCCGCAGTCGTAGCGGTCGCAGTTACAGCCGCAGCCGCAGCCGAAGTCCCCGTAGAAGTCCCAGCTATGATAGGCGTGATAGGACAGATCAACACCATTCTGATCAAAAGGATTATAGAGAACCAGAGGTCCAAGCTCCCAATCCGGGAGTGTCTCCAAGCTCCCAAGGGCAGCAGAATTCAATTTTGGGAACTGATCAAGTGGATCAGGCGCCACTGGTTGCTGGGAGCGGTGACCCAGAAGATCCCAATGCTCTGGCATAG